Proteins encoded together in one Catenulispora sp. EB89 window:
- a CDS encoding sugar ABC transporter ATP-binding protein: protein MAASVDTPGRAVTARLRGVHKSYGPVRVLDLPELDLYAGQVVGVVGENGAGKSTLMGTLSGSVRRDGGEIEIGGTALAPGSTEAAAALGIAMVSQEFPLVGQLSVAENLLLGRRPRGSRRRVLVDRSALRREAAAMLAEIGLSASAVQVGRQVRTLPVPTRQMIEIAKAWGRRPKLLILDEPTSSLGPVEGAQVLRLARELAARGGTVLFIGHRLDEVREVSDRVLVLRNGRLVADLTPGEASEERLIREMVGGEVAHSRPKEEPTDAPVLLSLRGLTADGLGPVDLDLRAGEIVGVAGLMGSGRSRLIHTVAGAQPATGGKMTIAGSPYAPHGPGDGTAAGIAMIPEDRKEQSLVVFAPIRANVTIPILRRISTRGLLGPRRERVEAVRITASVNVRMRSVDQPIGALSGGNQQRAIFGRAFATEPRLLLLDEPTRGVDVGAKAEIYELIDRAAERGMAVLVASSELEELLWICHRIAVLNHGRLATVIDRAEATKERIMTAAAGTAPVVPMAEDAPMAEDAPARVPEDPLEDPPEDLPEDAAEGVPEARPEGVPEDGSAAGSEDAQADVSEHVSEHGDAP from the coding sequence ATGGCGGCCTCCGTTGACACCCCCGGCCGCGCGGTCACCGCGCGGCTGCGGGGGGTCCACAAGTCCTACGGCCCGGTGCGGGTGCTGGACCTGCCCGAGCTGGACCTCTACGCCGGCCAGGTGGTCGGCGTCGTCGGGGAGAACGGCGCCGGCAAGTCCACGCTGATGGGCACGCTGTCCGGGTCGGTGCGCCGGGACGGCGGCGAGATCGAGATCGGCGGCACGGCCCTGGCCCCGGGCTCGACCGAGGCCGCCGCCGCGCTCGGCATCGCCATGGTCTCGCAGGAGTTCCCGCTGGTCGGGCAGCTCTCGGTGGCCGAGAACCTGCTGCTGGGACGCCGTCCGCGCGGCTCCCGGCGGCGGGTCCTGGTCGACCGGTCGGCGCTGCGCCGCGAGGCGGCCGCCATGCTCGCCGAGATCGGCCTGTCCGCCTCGGCGGTCCAGGTCGGCCGCCAGGTGCGGACCCTGCCGGTGCCCACCCGCCAGATGATCGAGATCGCCAAGGCCTGGGGCCGCCGCCCGAAGCTGCTCATCCTGGACGAGCCGACCTCCTCCCTCGGTCCGGTCGAAGGCGCCCAGGTGCTGCGTCTGGCGCGCGAGCTGGCCGCGCGCGGCGGCACCGTGCTGTTCATCGGGCACCGGCTCGACGAGGTCCGCGAGGTCAGCGACCGGGTCCTGGTGCTGCGCAACGGCCGGCTGGTCGCCGACCTGACACCCGGCGAGGCGAGCGAGGAGCGCCTGATCCGGGAGATGGTCGGCGGCGAGGTGGCGCACTCGCGGCCGAAGGAGGAGCCGACCGACGCCCCGGTGTTGCTGTCCCTGCGCGGCCTGACGGCTGACGGACTGGGCCCGGTCGATCTGGACCTGCGCGCCGGGGAGATCGTCGGGGTGGCCGGGCTGATGGGCTCCGGTCGCAGCCGTCTGATCCACACCGTGGCCGGGGCGCAACCGGCTACCGGCGGCAAGATGACGATCGCCGGTTCTCCCTACGCCCCGCACGGCCCCGGCGACGGCACGGCCGCGGGCATCGCGATGATCCCCGAGGACCGCAAGGAGCAGTCCCTGGTGGTGTTCGCCCCGATCCGGGCCAACGTCACGATCCCGATCCTGCGCCGCATCAGCACCCGCGGACTGCTCGGACCGCGCCGCGAGCGGGTCGAGGCCGTGCGGATCACGGCCAGCGTCAACGTGCGCATGCGCTCGGTGGACCAGCCGATCGGCGCTTTGTCCGGGGGCAACCAGCAGCGCGCGATCTTCGGCCGGGCCTTCGCCACCGAGCCGCGGCTGCTGTTGCTGGACGAGCCCACGCGCGGGGTCGACGTCGGGGCCAAGGCGGAGATCTACGAGCTCATCGACCGGGCCGCCGAGCGCGGGATGGCGGTGCTGGTCGCCTCCTCCGAGCTGGAGGAGCTGCTGTGGATCTGCCACCGGATCGCGGTGCTGAACCACGGCCGGCTGGCGACCGTGATCGACCGCGCCGAGGCCACCAAGGAACGGATCATGACGGCCGCGGCGGGCACCGCGCCGGTCGTGCCGATGGCGGAGGACGCGCCGATGGCGGAGGACGCGCCGGCGCGCGTGCCTGAAGACCCGCTCGAAGACCCGCCTGAAGACCTGCCCGAAGACGCCGCGGAAGGCGTGCCCGAAGCCCGCCCGGAAGGCGTGCCGGAAGACGGTTCAGCAGCCGGCTCGGAAGACGCGCAAGCAGACGTGTCGGAACACGTGTCAGAACACGGAGACGCACCATGA
- a CDS encoding ABC transporter permease: MTAQSTLTPEQAPPRGQPAVTRLLRKLAESPEAGVIVACVLVFAIIAANAPTYTSVGNLQVMGRDLAQVGILAVGESVVILTGGIDLSVGALAGLAGILTAWFNVNQGLPAPVAILLTLLICAGVGVWHGTMVTRLNVPPFVITLVTYTIAQGMALAITTGTPINGIDPLFSNLSQYYIGRVPVPALFFLGAVVIAWFALERTYVGRQIYAVGGNREAARLAGIPIARRVTSAYVSSAVLAGVVGVLVIGRMNVADPSVGSGWELTAIAAAVVGGVSLFGGEGRMVGIAAGAILLEFIANGLLALHVNTYYQTVVQGAVLGAAILLDRLRARLFGRIRR; this comes from the coding sequence ATGACAGCACAGAGCACCCTGACCCCCGAGCAGGCGCCCCCGCGCGGCCAGCCGGCCGTCACGCGGCTGCTGCGCAAGCTCGCCGAATCGCCCGAGGCCGGCGTCATCGTGGCCTGCGTACTGGTGTTCGCGATCATCGCGGCCAACGCCCCGACCTACACCTCGGTCGGCAACCTCCAGGTGATGGGCCGGGACCTGGCGCAGGTCGGGATCCTGGCGGTGGGGGAGTCCGTGGTCATCCTGACCGGCGGGATCGACCTGTCGGTCGGCGCGCTGGCCGGCCTCGCGGGCATCCTGACCGCCTGGTTCAACGTCAACCAGGGCCTGCCGGCGCCGGTGGCGATCCTGCTGACGCTGCTGATCTGCGCCGGGGTCGGGGTGTGGCACGGGACCATGGTGACCCGGCTGAACGTGCCGCCGTTCGTGATCACGCTGGTCACGTACACCATCGCGCAGGGCATGGCGCTGGCGATCACCACCGGCACGCCGATCAACGGGATCGATCCGCTGTTCAGCAACCTGAGCCAGTACTACATCGGCCGGGTGCCGGTGCCCGCGCTGTTCTTCCTGGGCGCGGTCGTGATCGCCTGGTTCGCGCTGGAGCGCACGTACGTGGGCCGGCAGATCTACGCGGTCGGCGGCAACAGGGAGGCGGCCCGCCTGGCCGGCATCCCGATCGCACGGCGCGTCACCAGCGCGTACGTGTCCAGCGCGGTCCTCGCCGGCGTCGTCGGCGTGCTGGTGATCGGCCGGATGAACGTGGCGGACCCCTCGGTCGGCAGCGGCTGGGAACTGACCGCGATCGCCGCCGCCGTGGTCGGGGGAGTGTCGCTGTTCGGCGGCGAGGGGCGCATGGTCGGCATCGCGGCCGGCGCGATCCTGCTGGAGTTCATCGCCAACGGCCTGCTCGCGCTGCACGTGAACACCTACTACCAGACCGTCGTACAGGGGGCGGTGCTCGGCGCCGCGATTCTGCTCGATCGGCTGCGGGCCAGGCTCTTCGGCAGGATCCGGAGATGA